A stretch of DNA from Dehalobacterium formicoaceticum:
TCCATCATTGACTGCCAGATACTCAACTGGGCAAACATCGACACAAGCGCCGCAACCGGTACATTTTTTGATATCAATATTGACCAAATACATATAGTACACCCCGCTCTGTCATTTTTTAAAGGCGCTGCAAGTTAGGTTCCTGCAGCGTCCTTTGAAGTTTTATTTGATTCTGAGATTAATCTTCTTTGCCTTTAATCCGAACATAAGAAGTACCCAGATAGAGAAATTCTATGATATCTTCATTGCCCAGATCTCTGACAATTTTATCTACGTCTTTTTTCTTTTCACCAAGAGCATCGGCGATGTCACGGGTTTTAGCTTTGCTAACTCCGTTTAGATAAGAAAGAATTCTTTCTCTTAAATCTTCAGCCACTATATTTCACCTCTTTACCATTTAAAGTTGGTAGTTGTACGGAATGTGGGAATGGAGAAAATATAGTCGTCAATATGCTTATCAGTAAAGGGAATACCGGTGCGATCAAAGAATCTTTCCCATCCGATACGACTGATCCATTCGCCCATACGTTCTCCTTTTTTCGCATCCTTGGCCCAGGTTTCAACAATGTTTCTCACCGCTTCAGTTACTTCCGGCCACCGGGGAGCGTTATTAGGCAAGAAAGGAATGGCTAAACGAGAGAAACCAGGAGCGGTTCTGGAATTGGATACCTTACCGCCTACCAGAATAGCAATACCGTCATTCAAGGGATCCATAATTTCCATAGCGGGACACATGGTATAACAGTTACCGCAATACATACATTTTTCTTCCGTTACCTTGACACTCTTGTTCTTGGGATCCGGCTTGATTGCTGCCGTAGGGCAGCTGGCGATAACAGTCGGGATCTCACAAACCTTGGAAACCTTGGTGTGATCAATGCGGGGAGGCGTTCTGTGAATCCCCAGGATCGCAATATCCGAGCAATGCACCGCTCCGCACATGTTTAAGCAGCATGCCATGGCAACTCGCAGTCTTGCCGGCAATAAATCATCATGGGTGAAATAGTCATACAAATCATCCATAACAGCCTTTACAATACCGGAGGCATCGGTAGCAGGCGTATGACAGTGAATCCATCCTTGGGTATGAACGATATTACTAATGG
This window harbors:
- a CDS encoding indolepyruvate ferredoxin oxidoreductase subunit alpha, translating into MYLVNIDIKKCTGCGACVDVCPVEYLAVNDGVCEVVGDECQGCESCVAVCPEDAITVQEI
- the dsrB gene encoding dissimilatory-type sulfite reductase subunit beta; translated protein: MSRTDLGPPDYKEMLPPVIKENYGQWLYHEYLKPGVMKHVSEKGDALYTIRIGSPRLVGLDTVRELCDLADKYCDGYLRFTSRHNVELLVSNEANVDPLLAELKQKGMPVGGTGNSISNIVHTQGWIHCHTPATDASGIVKAVMDDLYDYFTHDDLLPARLRVAMACCLNMCGAVHCSDIAILGIHRTPPRIDHTKVSKVCEIPTVIASCPTAAIKPDPKNKSVKVTEEKCMYCGNCYTMCPAMEIMDPLNDGIAILVGGKVSNSRTAPGFSRLAIPFLPNNAPRWPEVTEAVRNIVETWAKDAKKGERMGEWISRIGWERFFDRTGIPFTDKHIDDYIFSIPTFRTTTNFKW